A single window of Paenibacillus sp. SYP-B4298 DNA harbors:
- a CDS encoding glycosyltransferase family 4 protein yields the protein MSVSFLYISGFVIALVLALVLTPLVKKFAFAVGAIDKPNYRKVHTRIMPRLGGLAIYVAFAAGLLILLPFVPDGLFDNSDMNLVRAMLAGGTLIVLIGALDDRFELSAKVKLVGQLTAACIVVFGFDVKINFVNIPFGESMQFITEWISIPLTIFWIVGVTNAINLIDGLDGLASGVSGIAIGTILVMASLMGFEPIILMSALLLGGIIGFLFFNFHPAKIFMGDSGSLFLGFSLAMMSMLAFKQVTIVSFVTPLLIIGVPLSDTFFAIVRRLINRKPIFAPDKGHLHHCLRELGFSHRKTVLIIYAIAAFFGACAIVQAAVIRSDAANWVTFVVVCVLMFGLQIGAELIGIVDKSRRPVINFIQRTFLRADTQSRSK from the coding sequence ATGTCAGTGAGCTTTCTTTATATTTCAGGCTTTGTCATTGCACTTGTACTTGCGCTTGTTCTTACTCCATTAGTCAAGAAATTTGCCTTTGCAGTCGGGGCGATTGACAAGCCCAATTACCGCAAGGTGCATACCCGCATTATGCCAAGATTGGGCGGTCTGGCGATCTATGTTGCCTTTGCTGCAGGCTTGCTGATTTTGCTGCCTTTTGTTCCGGACGGATTGTTCGATAATTCGGATATGAACCTGGTGCGGGCGATGCTTGCAGGCGGTACGCTGATTGTGTTAATTGGCGCGCTGGACGACCGTTTCGAGCTGTCTGCAAAAGTTAAGCTCGTTGGCCAGCTTACAGCGGCTTGTATCGTCGTCTTCGGCTTCGATGTGAAGATAAATTTTGTCAATATTCCCTTTGGCGAATCCATGCAATTCATTACAGAGTGGATCAGCATCCCGTTGACCATCTTCTGGATCGTCGGTGTAACGAATGCAATTAATCTGATTGACGGCCTGGATGGACTTGCTTCGGGCGTATCCGGTATTGCGATCGGCACCATCCTGGTGATGGCCTCGTTAATGGGCTTTGAGCCGATTATATTGATGAGTGCGCTGCTGCTTGGCGGCATTATCGGATTTTTATTTTTCAACTTTCACCCCGCCAAAATCTTTATGGGCGACTCTGGCTCGCTGTTCCTGGGCTTCAGCCTCGCGATGATGTCGATGCTGGCGTTCAAGCAGGTAACTATCGTCTCGTTCGTCACGCCGTTGCTTATCATTGGCGTGCCGCTGTCAGACACCTTCTTCGCTATCGTGCGCCGCTTAATCAACCGGAAGCCGATCTTTGCACCTGACAAGGGGCATCTGCATCATTGCTTGCGCGAGCTGGGCTTCAGTCATCGCAAGACAGTGCTTATCATTTATGCGATTGCTGCTTTCTTCGGAGCCTGTGCCATTGTTCAAGCAGCTGTCATTCGTTCGGATGCAGCGAACTGGGTGACCTTCGTCGTCGTGTGCGTGCTGATGTTTGGCTTGCAGATTGGCGCGGAGCTGATCGGGATCGTTGACAAGTCGAGGAGACCTGTCATTAACTTTATTCAGCGGACGTTCTTGAGGGCTGATACACAGTCCCGCTCGAAATAA
- a CDS encoding WecB/TagA/CpsF family glycosyltransferase has translation MSMDETVHHLTRAIELRQTTQVITANPIMVMAALEDPRYGQVMKEAELIVPDGAGVVWAANYVGMPVKERVAGFDLLHRLMQVGEQKRWKVYLLGTSQEIISEAAARLQQKFPLVELVGFHHGYFSDAEDAQVIQKIRQAAPDLLFVARAANNQEPWIHKYKHELGVPLVMGVGGSFDIIAGRLKRAPLLFQKLRLEWFYRLLQEPKRYKRMLALPQFMVKVVREKENVTKR, from the coding sequence ATGAGTATGGATGAGACAGTACACCATTTAACTAGGGCAATAGAGCTTCGCCAGACGACCCAAGTCATCACGGCGAACCCCATCATGGTAATGGCAGCCCTTGAAGACCCGAGATATGGTCAAGTCATGAAGGAGGCGGAGCTGATCGTTCCTGATGGAGCCGGCGTCGTCTGGGCAGCGAACTACGTTGGAATGCCTGTCAAGGAACGGGTGGCTGGCTTTGACCTGCTGCATAGGCTGATGCAGGTGGGAGAGCAGAAGCGTTGGAAGGTGTACCTGCTTGGCACTTCTCAGGAGATTATCTCCGAGGCTGCTGCGCGGCTGCAACAGAAGTTTCCGCTTGTGGAGCTGGTTGGCTTCCATCATGGCTACTTTAGCGATGCAGAGGATGCCCAGGTCATTCAGAAGATCAGACAAGCTGCACCCGACCTACTCTTTGTTGCCCGCGCCGCCAATAATCAGGAGCCATGGATTCATAAGTATAAGCATGAATTAGGGGTCCCTCTGGTTATGGGTGTTGGGGGGAGCTTCGATATTATCGCGGGACGGCTGAAGAGAGCGCCTCTCCTCTTCCAGAAGCTGCGTCTGGAGTGGTTCTACAGGTTATTGCAGGAGCCCAAGAGATACAAAAGGATGCTTGCTTTGCCGCAATTCATGGTCAAAGTGGTGCGAGAGAAAGAAAACGTCACAAAACGTTAG
- the csaB gene encoding polysaccharide pyruvyl transferase CsaB, with protein sequence MVTKTDQSRQSFRIAISGYYGFRNSGDEAVLKSILLALELSAKEQGIVITPVVLSIDPEWTARMYGVEAVHRMRPQSVLAALRGCDGLISGGGSLLQDATSAKTIPYYTGVIKLAQWLGKPTFIYSQGIGPLHRGWMNPLIRSAMRHSRYVSVRDPESAELLARIGVARDRIEVVPDPVMGLPLPVAGKKEASKDERPIVGVSLRYWRKDRADMDAVASGLSQLASERDVRLRFLPFHTPDDIEASQYVLERLGELTGSSAEIIDAGDDPQQMLLQVSRCDLLIGMRLHALIYAANTKVPLLGISYDPKIDQFLHRLQQSAIGTTERLEPSALAAAAGELLENRAGWLADNNDIIDKLKQQSRQPAQHIVHFLRQLIKR encoded by the coding sequence ATGGTCACCAAAACTGATCAAAGCAGGCAAAGCTTTCGAATAGCCATCTCCGGTTATTATGGCTTCCGCAACAGCGGAGATGAGGCCGTGTTGAAGTCGATCCTGCTCGCTCTGGAGCTGTCTGCCAAGGAGCAGGGGATCGTCATTACACCTGTCGTGCTGTCGATTGACCCGGAATGGACCGCTCGCATGTATGGGGTCGAAGCAGTGCACCGGATGCGCCCGCAGTCTGTTCTGGCAGCCTTGAGAGGCTGCGACGGTCTGATCAGTGGAGGCGGCAGTCTGCTGCAGGACGCGACCAGTGCCAAGACGATTCCTTATTACACAGGCGTTATCAAGCTTGCCCAATGGCTGGGCAAGCCAACCTTCATCTATTCTCAAGGTATAGGGCCGTTGCACCGTGGATGGATGAATCCGCTCATCCGCAGTGCAATGCGCCATAGCCGGTACGTATCGGTTCGCGATCCCGAATCGGCAGAGCTGCTCGCCCGGATCGGTGTTGCGCGAGATCGGATCGAGGTCGTGCCGGACCCGGTGATGGGGCTGCCGCTTCCTGTTGCTGGCAAAAAAGAAGCAAGTAAGGATGAGCGGCCGATCGTCGGCGTGTCGCTCCGGTATTGGCGCAAAGACCGTGCCGATATGGATGCGGTCGCATCAGGCCTGTCACAGCTTGCCTCGGAGCGAGATGTGCGCCTTCGCTTTCTTCCCTTTCACACACCGGATGATATCGAAGCGTCACAGTATGTCCTGGAGCGGCTTGGAGAGCTGACAGGCAGCTCCGCTGAGATCATCGATGCTGGCGATGATCCGCAGCAGATGCTGCTGCAGGTTAGCCGTTGTGATCTGCTTATAGGCATGAGGCTGCATGCGCTCATCTATGCTGCCAACACCAAGGTGCCGCTGCTGGGAATCTCCTATGATCCGAAGATTGATCAGTTTCTTCATCGCCTGCAGCAATCGGCTATTGGAACGACCGAGCGTCTTGAGCCATCTGCCTTGGCAGCGGCAGCAGGAGAGCTGCTCGAAAATCGTGCTGGATGGCTTGCAGATAATAATGATATAATTGACAAATTGAAACAGCAATCGCGCCAGCCGGCGCAACACATAGTTCATTTTTTGCGTCAATTGATAAAGAGGTGA
- a CDS encoding DUF5693 family protein: protein MLHQWNRKARKWLWLIVIAGVLAAMPIAFLRAQMEDTANEVEFVFNYKDLLQIASYQSDPKGFTSQQLDEMKAAGIGTMALFESTLDELSLAKHLTIYNSSQVAMLQNKAISFNENYAYVLFADQEMATALTPMIDYVFERSGIVVRPWSFDGREGLIIETPVENAVVKRLPPDPIAMQMLKDRGFNLLPRLSDRTRPYDEEMMGRMLKEFSELGVTRLLFDGTAVPGYEDHAEDKTINAFAELLNQYGIGIATIENLKVPQKGINLLANLTDYNVARLYSLSDADAMNLTPDVIADRFLLAAKDRNIRMFYINGQVLRSIDKAAIIHSLDNMYLALKGDEDTMGAVEQLSQQGFPNGVAKAFTHEQPQGWVKPLKAIAAVASVAIIALLIGTFIPVLLLPSFVIGLIGSAGLFVLSHAVLEQGLALGASIAAPTLALIWALGRIRLHTEGDQRFVGGPWRGKSESSEALFGGQWVFKSQRPARRLTMALGLYVSTAIISLVGVPLLVAMLNNITYSLVLEQFRGVSLLHLAPIVLVTLYLFLYTGTQSVWANLRKLLSLQVTVLWVVVAAVLGVVGMYYMSRTGNSGQASGLEIIVRNLLETTIGVRPRFKEFLFAHPLFLLGLYLALRYRAAWIVFIIASIGQLSMLDTFAHIHTPLYISAIRVALGLGIGAIIGLAAIGVWQLAEGAWRRWSPKLIKAGKAFE, encoded by the coding sequence ATGCTGCATCAATGGAATCGCAAGGCAAGAAAATGGTTATGGCTCATTGTTATCGCCGGTGTACTGGCGGCTATGCCGATCGCCTTTCTGCGCGCGCAGATGGAGGATACGGCCAACGAGGTAGAGTTTGTGTTCAATTATAAGGATTTGCTGCAAATTGCGTCTTACCAGTCTGATCCCAAGGGATTCACCTCTCAGCAGTTGGATGAGATGAAGGCTGCGGGGATCGGGACGATGGCGCTGTTCGAGAGCACATTGGACGAGCTGAGCCTGGCCAAGCATTTGACGATCTACAATTCGTCCCAAGTGGCCATGCTGCAGAACAAGGCTATCTCATTTAATGAAAACTATGCTTATGTACTGTTTGCCGATCAAGAGATGGCGACAGCATTGACTCCTATGATTGACTATGTGTTTGAACGCTCTGGCATTGTGGTCAGACCGTGGAGCTTTGATGGGAGGGAGGGTCTTATTATCGAGACCCCGGTGGAGAATGCTGTAGTCAAGCGGCTGCCGCCGGACCCGATCGCCATGCAGATGCTCAAGGACAGAGGTTTTAACCTGCTGCCGCGCCTGTCTGACCGTACCCGTCCTTATGATGAAGAGATGATGGGACGCATGCTCAAGGAGTTCAGTGAACTGGGTGTGACGCGCCTCCTGTTCGATGGAACGGCTGTGCCAGGGTATGAGGACCATGCGGAGGACAAGACGATCAATGCATTCGCCGAATTGCTGAATCAGTATGGCATAGGCATCGCGACGATTGAGAACTTGAAGGTGCCGCAGAAAGGGATCAACCTGCTCGCTAACCTGACAGATTACAATGTAGCGCGTCTCTATTCTCTGTCCGACGCGGATGCGATGAATTTGACGCCAGATGTGATTGCGGATCGCTTCCTGCTTGCGGCTAAGGATCGGAATATTCGCATGTTCTATATCAATGGACAGGTGCTGCGAAGTATAGACAAGGCAGCGATTATCCATTCACTGGACAATATGTATCTGGCGCTCAAGGGAGACGAGGATACGATGGGCGCGGTGGAGCAGCTAAGTCAGCAGGGCTTTCCCAATGGTGTCGCCAAAGCATTCACGCATGAGCAGCCGCAAGGCTGGGTGAAGCCGCTCAAGGCAATCGCAGCCGTTGCGTCAGTAGCGATTATCGCATTGCTAATAGGCACGTTTATTCCTGTACTGTTGCTTCCGTCCTTCGTGATCGGGTTAATCGGAAGCGCAGGCTTGTTCGTGCTGTCGCACGCCGTATTGGAGCAGGGGCTGGCGCTTGGCGCATCGATTGCCGCTCCGACTCTGGCACTCATCTGGGCGCTTGGACGCATCCGTCTGCATACAGAGGGAGATCAACGGTTTGTTGGCGGGCCATGGCGAGGCAAAAGCGAGAGCAGCGAAGCGCTGTTTGGCGGTCAGTGGGTATTCAAAAGCCAGCGCCCGGCCAGACGCTTAACGATGGCTCTCGGGCTGTATGTGTCCACAGCTATCATCTCGTTAGTCGGTGTCCCGCTGCTCGTGGCTATGCTGAACAATATTACGTACAGCCTGGTGCTTGAGCAATTCCGCGGCGTCAGCCTGCTTCATCTTGCGCCGATTGTTCTCGTCACTCTATATCTGTTCCTGTACACGGGCACGCAGTCGGTCTGGGCCAATCTGCGTAAGCTGCTGTCCTTGCAAGTGACCGTTCTGTGGGTTGTGGTCGCTGCTGTCCTTGGTGTTGTGGGGATGTACTACATGTCGAGAACCGGCAATTCAGGACAAGCCTCCGGCCTTGAAATTATAGTGCGCAATCTGCTGGAGACGACGATTGGCGTTCGTCCTCGGTTCAAAGAGTTCTTATTTGCCCATCCGTTATTCCTGCTTGGGCTGTACCTTGCGCTCCGTTATCGTGCGGCTTGGATCGTATTTATTATCGCGTCGATTGGTCAACTGTCGATGCTGGACACATTCGCGCATATTCATACGCCGCTGTATATTTCCGCGATCAGGGTTGCTCTGGGATTGGGAATTGGCGCGATTATCGGCTTGGCTGCAATTGGCGTATGGCAGCTCGCGGAAGGGGCATGGCGTAGATGGTCACCAAAACTGATCAAAGCAGGCAAAGCTTTCGAATAG